A genomic window from Carassius carassius chromosome 29, fCarCar2.1, whole genome shotgun sequence includes:
- the LOC132109875 gene encoding Kv channel-interacting protein 1-like, protein MGLVMGAFSMQGKQVDYHPDKVDDDLELSVVCHRPEGLEPLEAQTNFNKKELQVLYRGFKNECPSGVVNEETFKQIYSQFFPHGDASTYAHYLFNAFDTSHNGSIKFEDFVMALSILLRGTTTEKLQWTFNLYDINRDGYITKEEMTDIVKAIYDMMGRFTYPALKTDAPKQHVDAFFRKMDKNRDGVVTLDEFIFSCQEDENIMRSLQLFENVI, encoded by the exons ATAAGGTGGATGATGATCTGGAGCTGTCTGTGGTGTGTCACCGTCCCGAGGGTTTGGAGCCACTGGAGGCTCAGACAAACTTCAACAAGAAAGAGCTGCAAGTGCTCTACAGAGGCTTTAAAAAC GAGTGTCCCAGCGGTGTGGTCAACGAGGAGACGTTCAAACAGATCTACTCGCAGTTCTTTCCTCACGGCG ACGCCAGCACATACGCGCATTACCTGTTTAACGCCTTCGACACTTCCCACAATGGATCCATCAAATTCGAG gaCTTTGTAATGGCTCTGTCCATCTTGTTGAGAGGAACAACAACAGAGAAGTTGCAGTGGACCTTCAACCTGTACGACATTAACAGAGACGGTTACATTActaaagag GAGATGACTGATATAGTGAAAGCCATATATGACATGATGGGCCGCTTCACGTATCCTGCTCTGAAGACAGAcgctcccaaacaacatgtggacGCTTTCTTTCGG AAAATGGACAAGAACCGTGATGGAGTCGTCACTCTTGatgagtttattttctcctgtcaAGAG GATGAAAACATCATGAGATCATTGCAGCTCTTTGAGAACGTGATATAG